A window of the Haloquadratum walsbyi C23 genome harbors these coding sequences:
- a CDS encoding signal recognition particle protein Srp54: protein MVLDNLGSSLRGSLDKLQGKSRLDEDDVEEIVKEIQRSLLSADVEVSLVMELSSSIEDRATGEEPPAGTSARDHVLRIVYEELVDLVGDSTDLPLKSQTILLAGLQGSGKTTSAAKMAWWFSTKGLRPAVIQTDTFRPGAYDQAEQMCERAEVSFYGDPDCDDPVKIAREGIEATTDADIHIVDTAGRHALEADLIDEIEAIDSTVAPDRSLLVLDAAIGQGAKQQAREFNNAIGIDGVVVTKLDGTAKGGGALTAVNETDSSIAFLGTGETVQDVERFEPNGFISRLLGMGDLKQLSERVERAMAETQEADDDWDPEDIMEGSFTLKDMRKQMEAMDRMGPLDQVMDMIPGLGGGLKDQLPDDAMDVTQNRMRDFDVIMDSMTEAELEDPRSVGASRVRRIARGSGTDEETVRELLQQHKMMERTIKQFQGMGEGDMQRMMKKMQQQGGGGMGGLGGGGGLGPFG, encoded by the coding sequence ATGGTGCTTGATAATCTTGGGAGTTCCCTCCGTGGCAGTCTTGACAAACTTCAGGGGAAGTCCCGCCTCGACGAGGATGACGTCGAGGAAATTGTGAAAGAAATTCAGCGGTCGCTGCTATCCGCAGATGTCGAGGTAAGCCTCGTGATGGAACTCTCCTCATCAATTGAAGACCGTGCAACCGGTGAGGAACCGCCGGCAGGAACCTCCGCACGTGATCATGTTTTACGAATCGTCTATGAGGAACTTGTTGATCTTGTTGGTGACTCAACAGACCTCCCGCTTAAGTCACAGACAATTCTTCTTGCGGGACTGCAGGGATCTGGAAAGACCACATCAGCGGCAAAAATGGCGTGGTGGTTCTCAACGAAAGGTCTCCGCCCGGCTGTGATTCAAACGGATACATTTCGTCCTGGTGCATACGACCAAGCAGAGCAGATGTGTGAACGTGCTGAAGTATCATTTTATGGCGATCCAGACTGCGATGACCCGGTTAAGATTGCCCGCGAAGGCATTGAAGCCACCACTGATGCAGATATTCATATCGTTGACACAGCCGGTCGTCATGCACTTGAGGCAGACCTGATCGATGAAATTGAGGCAATTGATTCAACGGTTGCTCCAGACCGGTCATTACTCGTACTTGATGCGGCGATTGGACAAGGAGCCAAACAACAGGCTCGTGAGTTCAACAATGCAATCGGTATTGACGGTGTTGTTGTCACAAAACTCGACGGAACTGCGAAAGGAGGGGGTGCCCTTACCGCAGTCAATGAGACTGATTCATCAATTGCATTCTTAGGGACCGGTGAGACTGTCCAAGATGTCGAGCGATTCGAACCGAATGGGTTCATCTCACGGCTTCTGGGGATGGGCGATCTCAAGCAACTCTCCGAGCGCGTTGAGCGTGCAATGGCTGAGACACAGGAAGCCGACGATGACTGGGACCCTGAAGATATCATGGAGGGATCGTTTACCCTCAAAGACATGCGTAAACAGATGGAAGCGATGGACCGTATGGGTCCCCTTGATCAAGTAATGGATATGATTCCTGGTCTTGGTGGTGGGCTCAAAGATCAACTCCCTGATGACGCAATGGATGTGACACAGAACCGAATGCGAGACTTTGATGTGATCATGGATTCGATGACTGAAGCAGAACTTGAAGATCCACGGAGTGTTGGTGCGTCTCGTGTTCGCCGCATCGCTCGTGGTTCCGGCACCGATGAGGAAACCGTTCGTGAACTACTTCAACAACATAAAATGATGGAACGAACAATCAAACAGTTCCAAGGTATGGGAGAAGGCGATATGCAGCGAATGATGAAAAAGATGCAACAGCAAGGTGGCGGCGGTATGGGTGGTCTTGGTGGTGGCGGCGGTCTCGGACCGTTTGGGTGA
- the ftsY gene encoding signal recognition particle-docking protein FtsY produces the protein MFDGLKNKLDQFRDDVEETATEKSATDEASSGDDAEPNVKQSDESVSHMPSEAANDTSEQTPDDNTHTSNSDVTTAESDISANTDGDPNIDTDSSSLASQEAAAVLDETAQSDNKPGRLKRAAAFATGKIVIEEEDLEEPLWQLEMALLESDVEMQVAEEILGTIRSKMLGETRAQVNTTAALVEEALSDALYEVISVGQYDFDSRVESADSPMTIVFTGVNGVGKTTSIAKLVQYLESRGLSVVMANGDTYRAGANEQIREHAKTLDTRLIAHEQGGDPAAVLYDAVEYAEANDIDVVLGDTAGRLHTSNDLMAQLEKIDRVVNPDMTLFVDEAVAGQDAVERAKQFNEAAEIDGTVLTKADADSNGGAAISIAYVTGKPILFLGVGQEYDDIERFNPESMVNQLLGETESR, from the coding sequence ATGTTTGATGGACTGAAAAATAAACTTGATCAGTTTCGAGACGATGTCGAGGAGACAGCGACTGAGAAATCAGCTACTGATGAAGCATCATCTGGTGATGACGCTGAACCAAACGTCAAGCAATCGGATGAATCAGTGTCGCATATGCCTTCTGAGGCAGCCAACGATACCAGCGAGCAGACTCCAGATGATAACACTCACACGAGTAACAGTGATGTCACAACTGCTGAGTCTGATATATCGGCAAATACGGATGGAGACCCAAATATAGATACTGACTCGTCCTCGCTTGCATCACAGGAAGCTGCAGCAGTGCTCGATGAGACAGCACAATCAGATAATAAACCGGGTCGACTTAAGCGCGCAGCGGCGTTTGCTACTGGAAAAATTGTTATCGAGGAAGAGGATCTCGAAGAGCCGTTATGGCAACTTGAGATGGCACTTCTTGAAAGCGATGTGGAGATGCAGGTTGCAGAGGAAATCCTTGGTACTATTCGAAGCAAAATGCTTGGTGAGACGCGTGCGCAGGTTAATACAACTGCTGCGCTCGTTGAAGAAGCGCTCTCAGACGCATTGTATGAGGTAATCAGCGTTGGACAGTATGACTTTGACTCACGTGTCGAGAGTGCTGACTCACCGATGACAATTGTCTTTACAGGTGTCAATGGAGTTGGGAAAACGACGAGTATTGCAAAACTTGTCCAATATCTTGAGTCTCGCGGACTTTCAGTTGTGATGGCTAACGGTGATACGTACCGGGCTGGGGCAAATGAACAAATCCGTGAACATGCAAAGACACTCGACACGAGACTTATTGCTCATGAACAGGGAGGCGACCCTGCAGCGGTTCTTTATGATGCCGTTGAGTACGCTGAGGCAAATGATATTGATGTTGTATTAGGTGATACTGCTGGTCGACTTCACACATCGAATGATTTGATGGCACAATTAGAGAAGATTGATCGAGTAGTCAATCCTGATATGACACTTTTCGTTGATGAAGCTGTTGCCGGACAGGATGCTGTCGAACGAGCAAAACAGTTCAATGAGGCTGCTGAGATTGATGGGACGGTTTTAACGAAGGCAGATGCCGACTCAAATGGTGGTGCAGCAATCTCAATTGCGTATGTCACTGGAAAACCAATATTGTTTCTGGGCGTTGGGCAGGAATATGACGACATTGAACGATTCAATCCAGAATCAATGGTCAATCAGTTGCTTGGTGAGACGGAATCACGCTGA
- the pfdA gene encoding prefoldin subunit alpha, whose translation MMGGGQQQQLQQLSEELQAIDEEIDELREEVDDLQSEQTSIDEAMDAIQTLESGATVQVPLGGDAYVRAEIQDADEIIVGLGADFAAEQSADNAVESLSTKQDALDNRIESLRDDIDELETESSQLEQQAQQMQQQMQQQQMQQMQDQQPEDNE comes from the coding sequence ATGATGGGCGGTGGTCAGCAACAGCAGTTACAACAGCTTTCTGAAGAACTTCAAGCGATTGATGAAGAGATTGATGAACTTCGTGAAGAAGTCGATGATCTTCAATCTGAACAAACATCAATTGACGAGGCTATGGATGCAATTCAGACACTAGAGAGCGGAGCGACTGTTCAAGTCCCACTCGGTGGTGACGCTTACGTTCGCGCAGAAATTCAAGACGCTGATGAGATAATTGTTGGACTTGGCGCTGACTTTGCTGCTGAGCAGTCCGCCGATAATGCTGTGGAATCCCTCTCAACAAAACAGGATGCGCTTGATAATCGGATTGAGTCACTTCGTGACGACATTGACGAACTTGAGACTGAAAGTAGTCAACTCGAGCAGCAGGCGCAACAGATGCAACAGCAAATGCAGCAACAACAAATGCAGCAAATGCAAGACCAGCAACCAGAGGACAACGAATAA
- the rpl18a gene encoding 50S ribosomal protein L18Ae: MVQFAVSGQFRSRDGFNEFTTDVEAPNKNVARERVYANIGSQHSLRRTQIKIDSVRSLSDNADITESEVAS; the protein is encoded by the coding sequence ATGGTTCAATTCGCGGTGAGCGGTCAGTTCCGGAGCCGAGACGGATTCAATGAGTTCACAACAGATGTCGAGGCCCCGAACAAGAACGTCGCTCGCGAGCGGGTGTATGCGAATATTGGGAGTCAGCATAGTCTTAGGCGGACACAAATCAAGATTGACTCGGTGCGCTCGCTATCAGACAATGCAGATATAACCGAATCTGAGGTGGCTAGCTAA
- a CDS encoding translation initiation factor IF-6, whose protein sequence is MLRASFAGSPYVGVFARATDDVLLLRSDVDDDTADAMAAELDIPAVATTIGGSGTVGALATGNENGILVTSNVTMREKEAIETTASVSVTELPGRINAAGNVILANDYGAYVHPDLSTEAVESVESALNVPVARGKLADVRTVGTAAVATNRGVLCHPKAREPELEAIEDHLDVRADIGTVNYGAPLVGSGIVAGQTGYVVGEDTTGPELTRIEDTLGYLESITSE, encoded by the coding sequence GTGCTTCGTGCCTCTTTCGCCGGGTCGCCATATGTTGGCGTCTTCGCGCGTGCGACCGATGATGTGCTTCTTCTCCGCTCTGATGTAGATGATGACACCGCTGATGCAATGGCAGCCGAACTCGATATCCCAGCCGTTGCAACGACAATTGGTGGCTCTGGAACTGTTGGGGCGCTTGCAACTGGAAATGAAAATGGAATCCTCGTCACAAGCAATGTAACAATGCGTGAAAAGGAGGCGATTGAAACAACGGCCTCTGTCTCAGTTACCGAACTTCCTGGTCGAATTAATGCTGCTGGCAATGTTATCCTTGCGAATGACTATGGCGCATATGTCCATCCTGATCTCTCCACAGAAGCTGTCGAGAGTGTTGAATCCGCACTTAATGTTCCAGTTGCCCGCGGCAAGCTTGCAGATGTTCGCACCGTAGGAACCGCTGCAGTAGCAACAAATCGTGGTGTTCTCTGTCATCCTAAAGCACGTGAACCCGAACTCGAGGCAATTGAAGACCATTTAGATGTTCGTGCTGATATTGGAACAGTCAATTACGGTGCACCACTTGTCGGGTCCGGTATTGTTGCCGGACAAACCGGATATGTCGTTGGCGAGGATACGACTGGTCCTGAATTAACTCGGATCGAAGATACGCTCGGGTATCTCGAATCTATCACCAGCGAATAG
- a CDS encoding 50S ribosomal protein L31e → MSTSDFEERVVTVPLRDVSAVPTHERAGRAMTLIREHLAQHFRVDESDIRLDPSLNETVWARGSQNPPSKLRVRAARFDEDGESIVEAEPAE, encoded by the coding sequence ATGAGTACCAGCGACTTTGAAGAGCGTGTTGTGACGGTTCCACTTCGGGATGTCTCTGCAGTGCCAACTCACGAACGAGCTGGTCGTGCAATGACGCTGATCCGCGAACATCTCGCACAGCACTTCCGCGTTGATGAGTCTGACATTCGACTTGACCCATCACTTAATGAAACTGTCTGGGCGCGTGGAAGCCAGAACCCACCGAGTAAACTACGGGTTCGTGCGGCTCGATTCGACGAAGACGGCGAGTCTATCGTCGAAGCGGAGCCGGCTGAATAA
- a CDS encoding 50S ribosomal protein L39e, protein MGKKSKAKKKRLGKLEKQNSRVPAWVMLKTNMEVTRNPKRRNWRRSDTDE, encoded by the coding sequence ATGGGAAAGAAATCGAAGGCAAAAAAGAAGCGACTCGGTAAACTTGAAAAACAAAACTCTCGTGTTCCTGCGTGGGTCATGCTCAAGACCAATATGGAAGTAACGCGAAATCCAAAGCGTCGCAACTGGCGGCGGAGCGATACTGACGAATAA
- a CDS encoding tetratricopeptide repeat protein yields MTDNEPTDHEFSSGQGFNEEYEEFTLDPPELSADPTSVDPVDTRVITDELDKRNIASDQVDVEQLVDVGLSYMQINRFEEATETFERAARFAPEESLAAQEAWVNKGAAHGQLEEWDEAIGSYKEALRIDDESEHAASAETNLAYALWEAGETESALQHAERAVKVDPRFPQAWYNRGFFLHERGLNEEAVSAFDNAIRLGMQTADVLEEKARALDELGRDEEAEQTQTQAEELRREREQELLEDQ; encoded by the coding sequence ATGACAGATAACGAACCCACCGATCACGAATTTTCGTCAGGACAGGGGTTCAACGAAGAGTATGAAGAGTTTACGCTTGACCCACCAGAGTTGAGTGCTGACCCAACATCAGTTGATCCGGTTGATACGCGAGTGATTACGGATGAACTTGATAAACGAAATATCGCATCGGATCAAGTTGATGTTGAGCAACTCGTTGATGTTGGGCTCTCGTATATGCAGATTAATCGCTTTGAGGAGGCAACAGAAACATTTGAACGAGCAGCACGATTCGCACCTGAGGAATCTCTTGCAGCACAAGAAGCATGGGTGAATAAAGGTGCTGCTCACGGACAACTTGAAGAATGGGATGAAGCAATCGGCTCATATAAGGAGGCACTTCGCATTGACGATGAATCGGAGCATGCTGCTTCTGCGGAGACAAATCTGGCATATGCATTATGGGAGGCTGGTGAGACCGAGTCAGCGCTCCAGCATGCTGAGCGAGCGGTAAAAGTCGATCCACGATTTCCGCAAGCGTGGTATAATCGTGGATTTTTCCTACACGAGCGTGGTCTCAATGAGGAGGCTGTATCAGCATTTGATAATGCAATTCGGCTTGGGATGCAGACTGCTGATGTGCTTGAGGAGAAAGCACGTGCGCTTGATGAACTGGGTCGAGATGAGGAAGCGGAACAAACACAGACGCAAGCAGAGGAGTTGCGACGTGAACGTGAACAAGAACTTCTCGAAGACCAGTGA
- a CDS encoding cysteine desulfurase, with protein MGTQEQKAYPIDIPSVRGDFPILDRKVGGDIETPGPSPDDTDPLVYLDNAATSQTPTDVVEALTEYYYQYNSNVHRGIHHLSQEASVAYEVAHDRVAEFIGADGREEIIFTKNTTESMNLVAYAWGLAELEPGDTVVLSEMEHHASLVTWQQIAKRTGANVEYIRVDEDGYLDMEHARELIDDSIAMVSVVHISNTLGTVTPVEELAELTHDHGGYIFIDGAQSAPTRPVDVDAMDTDFFAFSGHKMLGPTGIGVLYGKQEILESMEPYLYGGEMIRRVTYEDSTWEDLPWKFEAGTPVIAQAIGLHAAIDYLEDIGMETVQAHEELLAEYAYNQLSAFDDVETYGPPGGDRGGLVAFNLEGVHAHDLSSILNEYGVAIRAGDHCTQPLHDKIGVPASTRASFYIYNTREEIDELVTAVDAARELFA; from the coding sequence ATGGGAACACAAGAGCAGAAAGCGTATCCGATAGACATTCCGAGTGTCCGCGGGGACTTTCCAATCCTCGACCGAAAGGTTGGGGGGGACATCGAAACGCCGGGTCCAAGTCCTGATGATACCGATCCACTTGTTTATCTTGACAATGCAGCAACAAGTCAAACGCCAACAGACGTTGTTGAGGCCCTCACAGAGTACTATTATCAATACAACTCAAATGTCCATCGAGGGATCCATCATCTAAGTCAGGAAGCTTCAGTCGCATACGAGGTCGCACATGACCGTGTTGCTGAGTTTATTGGCGCTGATGGACGCGAGGAGATCATTTTCACAAAGAATACAACAGAATCAATGAATCTTGTCGCTTACGCATGGGGGCTTGCGGAGTTGGAACCCGGAGATACTGTTGTGCTCTCTGAGATGGAACATCATGCATCACTTGTCACTTGGCAGCAAATCGCAAAGCGAACCGGTGCGAATGTTGAGTATATTCGTGTTGATGAAGATGGCTATCTTGATATGGAACATGCACGTGAGTTAATTGATGACTCAATAGCAATGGTGTCCGTTGTGCATATTTCAAATACGCTTGGGACAGTAACACCAGTTGAAGAGTTGGCAGAGCTCACACACGACCATGGTGGATATATCTTTATTGATGGCGCACAGTCAGCACCAACGCGACCAGTCGATGTCGATGCGATGGACACAGATTTCTTTGCGTTCTCTGGACACAAGATGCTTGGACCGACGGGAATTGGGGTTCTCTACGGCAAACAGGAAATTCTCGAGTCTATGGAACCATACCTCTATGGCGGGGAGATGATCAGGCGAGTTACATACGAAGACTCGACATGGGAGGACCTGCCCTGGAAGTTTGAGGCTGGAACACCTGTTATTGCACAGGCAATTGGGCTTCATGCTGCAATTGATTATCTTGAGGATATTGGGATGGAGACAGTTCAAGCACACGAGGAGTTACTCGCTGAATACGCCTATAATCAACTATCTGCATTTGATGATGTCGAAACATATGGTCCACCAGGCGGCGACCGTGGCGGGCTTGTTGCATTCAATCTTGAGGGAGTCCATGCGCATGACCTCTCGAGCATCCTCAATGAGTATGGAGTTGCAATCAGAGCCGGTGATCACTGCACGCAACCACTTCATGACAAAATTGGTGTACCGGCTTCAACGCGAGCCTCATTCTACATATATAATACACGTGAAGAGATTGACGAGCTTGTCACTGCGGTTGATGCTGCACGGGAACTATTTGCCTAA
- the sufU gene encoding Fe-S cluster assembly sulfur transfer protein SufU — MGLGSDMYRQQILDHYKNPRNKGEIPDPDFSHTGENPSCGDTITVNVQLKDDNETIEYVSFTGDGCAISQASASMLSEHLQGMTLEELDTLDTDDVTEMLGVDISPMRIKCAVLARQVAQDGAAIHDGEIAIEATTVE; from the coding sequence ATGGGACTAGGATCAGATATGTATCGTCAACAGATTCTCGATCATTACAAGAATCCTCGAAACAAGGGTGAGATACCTGATCCGGACTTCTCACATACCGGCGAGAATCCGTCATGTGGCGATACCATCACTGTGAACGTGCAATTGAAAGATGATAATGAAACAATCGAATATGTGAGCTTTACAGGGGATGGATGTGCGATTAGTCAGGCATCAGCATCTATGCTTTCAGAGCATTTACAGGGAATGACGTTAGAGGAGCTTGACACGCTTGATACTGATGATGTGACAGAGATGCTTGGTGTTGATATCTCACCAATGCGAATCAAATGTGCGGTTCTTGCACGACAGGTTGCACAGGATGGAGCAGCCATACATGATGGTGAAATAGCGATTGAAGCAACGACGGTCGAGTAA
- the radA gene encoding DNA repair and recombination protein RadA, producing the protein MPEDELEDLPGVGPATSDKLVDAGFESYQAIAVASPAEMSNTADVGESTASDIINAARDAADVGGFETGAAVLQRREEIGKLSWKIPEVDELLGGGIETQSITEVYGEFGAGKSQVTHQMAVNVQLPPEHGGLGGAAIFVDSEDTFRPERIDDMLRGLDDEIITDLLERREIEGTPGDDETMKALLDSFLDHIHVAKAFNSNHQILLAEKAKELARDNQDSGFPVRLLCVDSLTAHFRAEYVGRGSLAERQQKLNKHLHDLMRIGDLYNTAVLVTNQVASNPDSYFGDPTQPIGGNILGHTSTFRMYLRKSKNDKRIVRLVDAPNLADGEAVMRVKDAGLKPE; encoded by the coding sequence ATGCCAGAGGATGAACTCGAAGATCTCCCAGGAGTTGGACCAGCGACCTCAGATAAACTCGTTGATGCTGGGTTTGAGAGCTATCAAGCAATTGCAGTCGCAAGTCCAGCCGAAATGTCAAACACCGCAGATGTTGGTGAGTCAACCGCCTCTGATATCATCAACGCTGCCCGTGATGCTGCGGATGTTGGTGGGTTCGAGACCGGTGCAGCCGTTTTGCAACGTCGTGAGGAGATTGGAAAACTCTCGTGGAAAATCCCTGAAGTCGATGAGTTACTTGGTGGTGGGATTGAGACCCAATCGATTACTGAGGTGTATGGAGAATTCGGCGCTGGTAAGTCACAAGTTACCCATCAAATGGCAGTCAATGTGCAATTACCACCTGAACACGGTGGTCTTGGTGGGGCAGCAATCTTCGTTGACTCTGAAGATACATTTCGTCCAGAGCGTATTGATGATATGCTTCGTGGGCTTGATGATGAGATTATCACTGATTTGCTTGAGCGTCGTGAGATAGAGGGAACTCCAGGTGATGATGAGACGATGAAAGCGCTGTTAGATAGTTTTTTGGATCATATACACGTTGCAAAAGCGTTCAATTCAAATCATCAGATCCTTTTAGCAGAGAAAGCAAAAGAACTGGCTCGTGATAACCAAGATAGTGGTTTTCCTGTTCGACTTCTCTGTGTCGACTCACTAACCGCGCACTTCCGTGCGGAATATGTCGGTCGTGGATCGCTCGCTGAGCGACAACAAAAACTAAATAAACACCTTCATGATCTGATGCGAATCGGCGACTTATATAATACCGCTGTCCTCGTTACAAATCAGGTTGCTTCAAATCCTGATTCATACTTCGGTGACCCAACGCAGCCAATTGGTGGAAATATTCTCGGACATACCTCCACATTCCGCATGTATCTTCGAAAATCAAAGAATGATAAGCGAATCGTGAGACTTGTTGATGCACCAAATCTCGCTGATGGTGAAGCTGTGATGCGTGTCAAGGATGCTGGATTGAAGCCTGAATAG
- the pspAB gene encoding PspA-associated protein PspAB, with translation MGLFDTIRSVFGTNAAADATRDADPEDLFGMSTAYMTMGADLGFDSVGSAALCFSGVDSTDFADTVSDVEAILRAGSEETGTTFDLHEDSHGWEWVILQDDNPEDLVTSIHFAADEFIERGYGSRLLAAVFGFEDAGERAYWIYSFRRGAYYPFAPRSGNNRDQQLEFKLESVLTGELTIEDDESYWYPMWPDARGGHPWQ, from the coding sequence ATGGGTCTGTTTGATACGATACGATCTGTATTTGGAACAAACGCGGCTGCGGATGCAACCCGCGATGCTGATCCTGAGGATCTCTTCGGCATGAGCACCGCATATATGACGATGGGTGCGGATCTTGGCTTCGATTCTGTTGGTTCAGCTGCGCTGTGTTTCTCAGGCGTCGATAGTACTGACTTTGCCGATACTGTCAGCGATGTTGAGGCGATTCTTCGTGCTGGCAGTGAAGAAACAGGAACAACCTTCGATCTTCATGAAGATAGTCATGGATGGGAATGGGTCATTCTTCAAGATGATAATCCAGAGGATCTTGTCACAAGTATCCATTTTGCGGCTGATGAGTTTATTGAGCGTGGATACGGATCGCGATTGCTCGCGGCTGTCTTTGGGTTTGAAGATGCTGGCGAGCGTGCATACTGGATTTACTCATTCCGCCGTGGTGCGTACTATCCATTCGCACCACGGTCTGGGAATAACCGTGATCAACAACTTGAGTTCAAACTTGAGTCGGTCCTCACTGGTGAACTGACCATTGAAGATGATGAGTCATACTGGTATCCGATGTGGCCTGACGCTCGTGGCGGTCATCCGTGGCAATAA
- the htpX gene encoding zinc metalloprotease HtpX produces the protein MDWKTDWGLRGRMALTMFLLFALYLVFVGALWWSRSLIFLPLMGVFVLAQLFFSDKLALYSMGASKVSEDEYPELHTAINRLSQQADLPKPDVAVADSRVPNAFATGRSKDSATIAVTTGLLRSLDQDELSGVLAHELAHIKNRDVMIMTIASFLSTVAFMIVRIGFWFGGGHEREGGSQVLIAIVASLIVWIVSYFLIRALSRYREYAADRGGAIISGQPSALASALLKIDGRMENVPREDLREQSEMNAFFIVPVKSDLIGRLFSTHPSTEQRVERLRELERELETR, from the coding sequence ATGGACTGGAAAACAGACTGGGGACTACGTGGCAGAATGGCTCTAACAATGTTCCTTCTGTTCGCCCTATACCTGGTCTTCGTTGGGGCGCTGTGGTGGTCGCGGTCACTTATATTCCTCCCATTGATGGGAGTGTTTGTACTTGCACAGCTCTTCTTCAGCGATAAGCTTGCGCTTTACAGCATGGGGGCATCAAAAGTCTCCGAAGATGAATATCCTGAACTTCACACGGCGATTAATCGACTCAGCCAACAGGCTGATCTCCCAAAGCCAGATGTTGCAGTTGCTGACTCACGGGTTCCGAACGCATTCGCAACCGGACGTTCGAAAGATAGTGCAACAATCGCTGTAACGACTGGACTACTGCGTTCACTCGATCAAGATGAATTATCAGGCGTTCTCGCGCACGAACTTGCACATATAAAGAACCGTGACGTTATGATAATGACAATTGCGTCATTCCTTTCGACAGTCGCATTCATGATTGTCCGAATAGGATTTTGGTTTGGCGGTGGACATGAACGAGAGGGTGGCAGTCAAGTGCTTATTGCCATTGTTGCATCTCTCATCGTCTGGATTGTCTCATATTTCCTTATCCGTGCACTCTCCCGATACCGTGAGTATGCCGCCGACAGAGGTGGAGCGATTATTTCGGGACAACCATCAGCTCTTGCGTCAGCACTGCTGAAAATTGATGGTCGGATGGAAAATGTTCCGCGTGAGGATCTCCGCGAACAATCAGAGATGAATGCGTTCTTTATTGTTCCGGTGAAAAGCGATCTTATTGGACGGTTGTTCAGCACTCACCCCTCGACTGAGCAGCGTGTGGAACGCCTTCGTGAACTCGAACGTGAACTGGAAACACGATGA